One Paraburkholderia caffeinilytica DNA segment encodes these proteins:
- a CDS encoding indolepyruvate oxidoreductase subunit beta family protein — protein MSNAQPIKVAILAMGGEGGGVLADWIVDLGEHNGYYAQTTSVPGVAQRTGATIYYVELFPRESTDLNSRAPVLALMPLPGDVDVVLASELMEAGRAVQRGLVTADRTTLVTSTHRVYSIGEKAAMGDGRVDSDTLIAHARQAAKRFVCFDMAEAAEATGSVISAVLFGALAGTGVLPFSRKQFTETIERGGVGVKPSLRAFDLAYFRGGADEPTEREKAELVPPAAPSHPVVAKLLERVRAELPPEAQTFAIEGVRRLIDYQDTTYAAFYLDRLSELRRAFQVVDATLLRETARYLALWMSYEDTIRVADLKTRGSRFERVRGEVRAEENQLLAINEFMHPRIEEICETLPAALGRWLARPHWVHRLVRRFTQSGRVVTTSSLRGYLTLYTVSRLRGIRRSTLRYQMENTRIEDWLERIVETAKLNPALAIEVAQCQRLVKGYSDTHARGLKNYQTVMAAVVKAGGRIAPATLRELRDAALADEHGNQLREALRRYALA, from the coding sequence ATGAGTAACGCTCAACCCATCAAGGTTGCCATTCTCGCCATGGGGGGCGAAGGCGGCGGGGTGTTGGCCGACTGGATCGTCGATCTCGGCGAGCACAACGGTTACTACGCGCAGACTACGTCGGTACCCGGTGTCGCGCAAAGGACCGGTGCAACGATCTACTATGTCGAGCTGTTCCCACGCGAGTCGACCGATTTGAACAGCCGCGCGCCGGTGCTCGCGCTGATGCCGTTGCCGGGAGACGTCGACGTCGTGCTTGCATCGGAACTCATGGAAGCTGGGCGCGCGGTGCAGCGCGGTCTCGTAACGGCGGACCGCACGACGCTGGTGACGTCCACGCACCGCGTCTATTCGATCGGTGAAAAGGCCGCAATGGGCGACGGCCGCGTCGATAGCGATACCTTGATCGCCCACGCCAGGCAGGCGGCAAAGCGCTTCGTATGCTTTGACATGGCCGAGGCTGCCGAGGCGACCGGCAGTGTGATTAGCGCGGTGCTGTTCGGCGCGCTGGCCGGAACGGGCGTGCTGCCGTTCAGCCGCAAGCAGTTCACGGAAACGATCGAGCGCGGCGGTGTCGGTGTGAAGCCGAGCTTGCGCGCGTTCGATCTGGCCTATTTCCGCGGTGGCGCCGATGAACCGACAGAGCGCGAGAAAGCCGAGCTTGTACCGCCGGCTGCGCCCAGCCATCCGGTAGTCGCGAAACTGCTCGAGCGCGTGCGTGCCGAATTGCCGCCCGAAGCGCAGACCTTCGCGATCGAAGGGGTACGTCGCCTGATCGACTACCAGGACACCACTTACGCGGCGTTCTATCTGGACCGCCTCTCCGAACTGCGCCGCGCGTTTCAGGTCGTCGACGCGACGCTGCTGCGCGAAACCGCGCGCTATCTCGCGCTGTGGATGTCGTACGAAGACACCATCCGTGTCGCGGATCTCAAGACACGCGGCTCGCGCTTCGAACGAGTGCGCGGCGAAGTGCGTGCCGAGGAGAATCAGTTGCTTGCGATCAACGAGTTCATGCACCCGCGTATCGAGGAAATCTGCGAAACGCTGCCGGCTGCGCTCGGCCGTTGGCTCGCCCGGCCGCATTGGGTACATCGGTTGGTGCGGCGGTTCACACAGTCGGGACGCGTCGTGACCACGAGTTCGTTGCGCGGTTATCTGACACTGTATACGGTTTCGCGTCTGCGAGGCATACGCCGCAGCACGCTGCGCTACCAGATGGAGAACACTCGCATTGAGGACTGGCTGGAGCGGATCGTGGAGACCGCGAAGCTTAATCCGGCGCTCGCGATCGAGGTCGCACAGTGCCAGCGTCTCGTGAAGGGCTATAGCGACACGCACGCGCGCGGCCTGAAGAACTACCAGACGGTGATGGCGGCAGTCGTCAAGGCAGGCGGGAGAATTGCGCCTGCCACGCTGCGCGAACTGCGCGATGCCGCGCTCGCTGATGAGCACGGCAACCAGCTGCGTGAGGCGCTGCGCCGATACGCTCTTGCATGA